The following proteins are encoded in a genomic region of Saccharomyces mikatae IFO 1815 strain IFO1815 genome assembly, chromosome: 9:
- the POT1 gene encoding acetyl-CoA C-acyltransferase (similar to Saccharomyces cerevisiae POT1 (YIL160C); ancestral locus Anc_5.718), whose product MSQRLQSIKDHLVESAMGKGEAKKKNSLLEKKPEDVVIVAANRSAIAKGFKGSFKDVNTDYMLYNFLSEFIGRFPDPLRTDLKLIEEVACGNVLNVGAGATEHRAACLASGIPYSTPFVALNRQCSSGLTAVNDIANKIKVGQIDIGLALGVESMTNNYKNVNPLGIISSDELQKNREAKKCLIPMGITNENVAANFKITRNDQDEFAANSYQKAYKAKNEGLFEDEILPITLPDGSICQSDEGPRPNVTAKSLSSIKPAFLKDRGTTTAGNASQVSDGVAGVLLARRSVANQLNLPVLGRYVDFQTVGVPPEIMGVGPAYAIPKVLESIGLQIQDIDVFEINEAFAAQALYCIHKLGIDVDKVNPRGGAIALGHPLGCTGARQVATILRELQKDQIGVVSMCIGTGMGAAAVFIKE is encoded by the coding sequence ATGTCGCAAAGATTACAAAGTATCAAGGATCATTTGGTGGAAAGCGCAATGGGGAAGGGCGAagcgaagaagaagaactcGTTATTAGAGAAAAAACCGGAAGACGTGGTGATTGTGGCTGCTAACAGGTCTGCCATTGCTAAAGGTTTCAAAGGTAGTTTTAAGGATGTAAATACTGACTACATGCTGTACAATTTCCTCAGTGAGTTCATTGGAAGGTTCCCGGACCCTTTAAGGACGGATTTGAAGTTGATTGAAGAAGTTGCTTGTGGTAACGTTCTTAATGTTGGCGCTGGCGCTACGGAACACAGAGCAGCATGCTTGGCAAGCGGGATTCCATACTCGACACCTTTTGTCGCTTTGAACAGACAGTGTTCCTCAGGTTTAACGGCGGTAAACGATATTGCTAACAAGATCAAAGTTGGACAAATCGATATTGGATTGGCGCTGGGTGTGGAGTCAATGACCAATAACTACAAAAACGTCAATCCCCTGGGTATCATCTCCTCCGATGAGTTGCAGAAGAACCGTGAAGCGAAGAAATGTCTAATTCCAATGGGTATTACAAACGAAAATGTTGCTGCCAATTTTAAAATCACGAGAAATGATCAAGATGAGTTTGCTGCCAATTCTTATCAAAAAGCTTACAAGGCGAAGAATGAGGGgctttttgaagatgaaatcCTGCCTATAACACTACCAGACGGCTCGATTTGTCAGTCGGATGAAGGGCCACGCCCCAACGTTACTGCCAAATCGCTTTCAAGTATCAAGCCTGCTTTTCTCAAAGATAGAGGTACTACTACTGCGGGTAATGCATCTCAGGTCTCTGATGGTGTAGCCGGTGTCCTGTTAGCTCGTAGGTCTGTGGCCAACCAGCTGAATTTACCTGTGTTAGGTCGCTACGTCGACTTTCAAACGGTTGGGGTTCCTCCTGAAATAATGGGAGTGGGTCCAGCGTATGCCATACCAAAAGTTTTAGAATCCATCGGCTTACAAATTCAAGACATCgatgtttttgaaatcaaCGAAGCATTTGCAGCCCAAGCATTATACTGCATCCACAAACTAGGAATTGATGTGGATAAGGTGAATCCAAGGGGCGGAGCAATTGCTTTGGGTCATCCATTGGGTTGTACTGGCGCAAGACAAGTGGCCACTATATTAAGGGAGCTGCAAAAGGATCAGATCGGGGTTGTTAGTATGTGCATAGGTACTGGTATGGGTGCGGCCGCTGTCTTCATTAAGGAGTAG
- the BNR1 gene encoding formin BNR1 (similar to Saccharomyces cerevisiae BNR1 (YIL159W); ancestral locus Anc_5.717): MDDFPNKKTYRYPRRSLSLHAADRASETRQLNELNLNDGLVAAGLQLVGVALEKQDIGSHIYMKQKNFSANDVSSSPIVSKKVNKLEMDFNPKCMPQDTMLVERMFDELLKDGTFFWGAAYKNLQNISLRRKWLLICKIRSSNHWGNKTATSATTYSTHSAINELVGNENFLNGLVRNLSEGGMNLSKTLYKLEKFLRKQNFLQLFLKDEIYLTTLLDKTLPLISKELQFVYLRCFKILMNHPLARIRALHSDALIHWFTQLLTDRNSNLKCQLLSMELLLLLTYVEGSTGCKLIWDQLSLLFTVWMEWFDKILSDDITIHTSLYLNWNQLKIDYSTTFLLLINSILQGFNNKTALDILNFLKKNNIHSIIAILELSYNNDPSSVVIMEQIKQFKAKETSIFDSMIQTRNDMNPLHPAKNITNPEGEPVCLEKCLLLKAKDSPVETPINEIIHSLWKILDSQRPYSESIKLLKLMNSLLFYLIDSFQVPTNPSFDENIESAENADSVFQDSVNKLLDSLQSDEIARRAVTEIDDLNKKISHLNEKLDLVENCSKDHLIKKLDESEALISLKTKEIENLKVQLKTNKKKLDQITTHQRLYDQPASLTSSNVSVNGSTTINNSQGNLIFQNLAKKQQQQQKKNSLPKRSTSLLKSKRIASLSSYLIDENNVNESQNSSGDKLKNLSFQTSTSSINFNIPSMNNVADMQNVSLNSMLSDLDFSNNLNTQPNYQSSPVLSSISSSPKLFPRLSLESLDSNIQLVSEVNQLPPLPPPPPPPPPPLPQSLLTDAEANLKSDNIPCISAPAPPPLPDLFKAEESSAIPPPPPLPESLSMYKGPSNNDLVTPPAPPLPNGLLSLSSASIDSMTVNLAPVPTEKRLKQIHWDKVEDIKDTLWEDGLQRQETIRGLQTDGIFSQIEDIFKMKSPTKIANKTSAISSTVLSSNNGKSSNELKKISFLSRDLAQQFGINLHMFSQLSDMEFVMKVLKCDNDIVQNVNILKFFCKEELVNIPKSLLNKYEPYSRGENGKAASDLQRADRIFLELCINLRFYWNVRSKSLLTLSTYERDYYDLIFKLQNIDDGISHLNRSDKFKNLMFIITEIGNHMNKRIVKGIKLKSLTKLVFVRSSTDQTMSFLHFIEKIIRIKYPDIYGFVDDLKKVEDLGKISLEHIEIECHEFHNKIENLVTQFQTGKLSNEENLDPRDQIVKKVKFKINRARIKSELLMDQCKLTLIDLNKLMRYYGEDPNDKESKNEFFQPFIEFLTMFKKCAKENIEKEEMERVYEQRKNLLEMRTNGNKKCDGNDENEGEEVNTDAVDLLISKLREVKKDPEPLRRRKSTKLNEIVVNVNEGDTKTRKGESHVLLERAHAMLNDIQRI; encoded by the coding sequence ATGGATGATTTCCCAAACAAGAAGACGTACCGTTACCCTCGGAGGTCGCTGTCATTGCATGCGGCAGATAGGGCCAGTGAGACTCGTCAATTGAATGAATTGAATTTAAACGATGGGCTAGTTGCCGCTGGCCTGCAGTTAGTTGGAGTGGCGTTAGAGAAACAAGACATAGGatcacatatatatatgaaacAGAAGAACTTTTCTGCAAATGACGTATCTTCGTCACCGATTGTCTCCAAGAAAGTGAACAAATTAGAAATGGATTTCAATCCGAAATGCATGCCTCAAGATACTATGCTCGTGGAACGAATGTTTGAtgaacttttgaaagatgGGACCTTTTTTTGGGGTGCTGCTTATAAGAATTTGCAAAATATTTCACTTAGAAGGAAATGGTTGTTGATATGTAAAATCCGTAGCTCGAACCATTGGGGAAATAAAACAGCGACTTCCGCCACGACATACTCTACGCATTCGGCCATTAATGAGCTTGTTGGAaacgaaaattttttgaatggCCTAGTTAGGAATCTTTCAGAAGGAGGGATGAATTTGTCCAAGACCCTATATAAGTTGGAAAAATTCCTGCGGAAACAAAACTTTTTGCAACTTTTCCTCAAGGATGAAATTTACTTGACAACGTTGCTCGACAAGACTCTGCCTCTCATATCCAAAGAATTACAATTTGTTTACCTGCGATGCTTCAAAATACTGATGAACCACCCATTGGCAAGAATAAGAGCGTTACATTCAGATGCTTTAATTCATTGGTTTACCCAGCTTTTAACAGACCGTAACTCTAACTTAAAGTGCCAGTTACTCTCCATGGAGTTGCTTTTACTATTAACATATGTGGAAGGTTCAACGGGCTGTAAATTGATATGGGACCAGCTTTCTCTGTTGTTTACCGTTTGGATGGAATGGTTTGACAAAATACTTTCAGATGATATCACAATTCACACGTCCTTATACTTGAACTGGAACCAATTGAAAATAGACTATTCAACAACGTTCTTACTGCTGATAAATTCCATCTTACAAGGATTCAATAATAAGACAGCTCTGGAtatcttgaattttctgaaaaagaataacaTTCATAGCATCATTGCAATTTTAGAACTATCTTATAACAATGATCCTAGTAGTGTCGTCATCATGGAACAGATCAAACAATTCAAAGCTAAGGAAACGAGCATTTTTGATTCAATGATACAAACTCGCAATGATATGAATCCACTTCATCCAGCAAAAAACATCACAAATCCTGAGGGTGAACCCGTATGTCTTGAAAAGTGCCTCTTATTGAAAGCAAAAGATAGTCCTGTAGAAACACCAATAAACGAAATTATTCACTCTTTGTGGAAAATTTTGGATTCACAAAGACCGTATTCGGAATCCATCAAACTACTGAAGTTGATGAATTCTTTACTGTTTTATCTTATCGATTCCTTCCAAGTTCCAACAAATCCTTCTTTTGATGAGAATATAGAATCGGCAGAGAATGCGGACTCTGTTTTTCAAGATTCTGTTAATAAATTATTGGATTCTTTACAGTCTGATGAGATTGCGAGAAGAGCAGTCACAGAAATTGATGATcttaataaaaaaatatctcatttgaatgaaaagcTAGATCTGGTGGAAAATTGCAGTAAAGATCATCTAATAAAGAAGCTGGATGAAAGTGAAGCCTTAATATCCCTGAAAACCAAGGAGATTGAAAATCTAAAAGTACAATTGAAGactaataagaaaaaattagacCAGATTACCACGCACCAAAGACTATATGATCAACCAGCTTCATTAACAAGCAGCAACGTGAGCGTTAATGGTTCAACAACAATTAATAACAGTCAAGGTAATCTCATCTTCCAAAATCTAGCAAAaaagcagcagcagcagcaaaaaaaaaactcgCTACCCAAGCGTTCAACTAGTTTActaaaaagtaaaagaattgCGTCCCTATCATCATATctaattgatgaaaataatgtaAATGAAAGTCAGAACAGTTCGGGAgacaaattgaaaaacctATCATTTCAAACATCCACCTCATCCATTAATTTTAACATACCTTCTATGAATAATGTTGCTGATATGCAAAATGTCTCACTAAACTCAATGCTTTCGGATTTggacttttcaaataatctCAATACTCAACctaattatcaatcctCTCCCGTGCtgtcttcaatttcttcatcaccGAAACTATTCCCCCGACTTTCTTTAGAGAGTCTTGATAGTAACATTCAACTGGTATCTGAAGTTAATCAACTACCCCCACTacctcctcctcctcctcctccgCCTCCTCCACTTCCGCAATCTCTTTTGACTGATGCGGAAGCCAATCTAAAATCAGATAATATTCCTTGTATTTCAGCACCTGCTCCACCACCTCTTCCAGATCTGTTCAAGGCCGAAGAATCTTCTGCTATtccaccaccaccacctTTACCTGAGTCTTTATCGATGTATAAGGGACCTTCAAATAATGATTTAGTCACACCTCCAGCTCCGCCTTTACCCAATGGtcttctttcattatcCTCAGCGTCTATTGATTCAATGACAGTCAATTTGGCACCGGTCCCTACTGAAAAACGCCTGAAGCAAATTCATTGGGATAAAGTGGAAGACATCAAAGACACACTTTGGGAAGATGGATTACAACGCCAAGAAACCATTAGGGGATTGCAAACAgatggaattttttctcaaattgAAGACATCTTTAAGATGAAAAGTCCGACTAAAATTGCAAATAAAACAAGCGCGATATCGTCAACGGTTTTATCTTCAAATAATGGTAAATCTTCAAacgaattgaaaaaaatatcgtTTTTGTCAAGAGACTTAGCTCAACAGTTTGGTATCAATTTACATATGTTTTCGCAACTATCTGATATGGAATTTGTAATGAAAGTGTTGAAATGTGATAACGATATTGTTCAAAATGTCAATATACTGAAATTCTTTTGTAAAGAGGAACTAGTAAATATACCAAAAAGTTTGCTTAATAAGTACGAACCGTACTCTCGGGGTGAAAATGGTAAAGCAGCGAGTGATTTACAAAGAGCTGACAGAATATTTTTGGAGTTGTGTATTAACTTGAGATTCTATTGGAATGTAAGATCAAAAAGTCTTCTGACGTTATCAACATACGAGAGAGATTACTATGATTTGATTTTCAAACTACAAAacattgatgatggtaTTTCGCATTTGAATCGTTCAGAtaaattcaagaatttgatgtTCATTATTACAGAAATCGGTAATCATATgaataaaagaattgtCAAAGGCATCAAATTGAAGTCATTGACCAAACTTGTCTTTGTCAGATCCAGCACTGATCAGACAATGTCATTTTTACATTTCATAGAGAAAATcataagaataaaatatccTGATATATATGGCTTTGTggatgatttgaagaaggtTGAAGACCTAGGTAAAATTTCATTAGAACACATTGAAATAGAATGCCATGAATTTCATAATAAAATTGAGAATTTAGTTACCCAATTTCAAACAGGGAAACTATCCAACGAGGAAAACCTAGATCCGAGAGACCAAATCGTTAAAAAGGTCAAGTTCAAGATTAACCGGGCGAGAATAAAGAGTGAATTATTGATGGATCAATGTAAATTAACCTTAATAGATTTGAACAAACTAATGAGGTACTATGGCGAGGACCCCAATGATAAAGAGAGTAAGAACGAATTTTTCCAGCCCTTCATTGAATTTCTAACTatgttcaaaaaatgtgccaaagaaaatatcgaaaaggaagaaatggaaagagTGTAcgaacaaagaaagaacttGCTAGAAATGAGGACAAATGGTAACAAGAAATGTGATGGAAATGACGAAAATGAAGGCGAAGAAGTAAACACGGACGCTGTTGATTTACTCATCTCTAAATTACGCGAAGTGAAGAAGGACCCTGAACCTCtacgaagaagaaaaagcacAAAACTCAATGAAATCGTCGTAAATGTGAATGAAGGAGATACAAAAACAAGGAAAGGTGAAAGCCACGTTCTACTGGAGAGAGCCCATGCTATGCTGAACGATATTCAAAGGATCTGA
- the AIM20 gene encoding Aim20p (similar to Saccharomyces cerevisiae AIM20 (YIL158W) and SKG1 (YKR100C); ancestral locus Anc_5.716), which yields MSTVSVAVGTAVGIPIAIGVTIALAFWCILQRRYRKEEARDADLEKLVGEEVAVSVYESFKAEISSSSEASSMKEKKAERDLKPGNEIITKAGYTPAYRRKLNSSMGILHPKSGRTAYINVPIIFSGEKMDYGLVRDPSDSFMYPLTLTRKKTSSVRSASMTDLSSSTRNTSLLEETKLDDPYENEFTNYIANKREFINSLRPQ from the coding sequence ATGAGCACTGTATCGGTGGCAGTAGGAACAGCTGTTGGGATTCCAATCGCTATAGGCGTAACAATAGCCTTAGCATTTTGGTGTATCCTACAACGACGTTacaggaaagaagaagctaGAGATGCTGATTTAGAAAAGTTGGTAGGGGAAGAAGTGGCAGTATCGGTTTATGAAAGTTTTAAAGCAGAAATTAGTAGCTCGAGTGAAGCTTCCTCgatgaaggaaaagaaagcagaaCGAGACCTTAAACCTGGCAATGAAATAATCACCAAGGCGGGGTATACACCAGCGTATAGAAGGAAATTGAATTCTAGTATGGGTATTTTGCATCCAAAAAGTGGACGTACTGCGTACATCAATGTCCCTATCATTTTCAGCGGTGAGAAGATGGATTATGGGCTGGTCAGGGATCCTTCAGACAGTTTTATGTATCCGCTGACCTTAACGCGCAAGAAGACGAGTAGTGTAAGGTCTGCTTCTATGACAGACCTATCATCGAGTACAAGGAATACCAGCCTACTcgaagaaacaaaactgGATGACCCATACGAAAACGAATTTACGAATTATATTGCCAATAAAAGAGAGTTTATCAATAGCTTACGACCACAATAA
- the COA1 gene encoding Coa1p (similar to Saccharomyces cerevisiae COA1 (YIL157C); ancestral locus Anc_5.715), translated as MLRVLTRSLPRLTYSTAKGVLVRGPLLHSFSTSRRFNNSITEDEAKIVLKDKSRPLRIDRELPDPGKERKKQILGFLVFSVAIGSALSLIFNYEKTESPIISNTLYHIRRSPATRDILGESIEFDGIIPWVYGELNSVKGRINITFYIKGDKNVTGTVRLVADRNTRDEEFLLHEWSVTTADKKIDLLAENSKRPI; from the coding sequence ATGCTAAGGGTGTTGACTAGAAGCTTGCCAAGACTTACATATTCTACAGCTAAGGGTGTGCTGGTACGTGGCCCCTTGTTGCACTCGTTTTCTACAAGTAGGAGGTTTAATAACAGTATCACTGAAGATGAGGCCAAGATCGTCTTAAAAGACAAGAGTAGACCTTTAAGAATTGACAGAGAACTGCCTGACCCAGGGAAGGAGAGGAAAAAGCAAATACTAGGGTTCCTGGTGTTTTCTGTGGCCATTGGATCTGCACTATCATTAATCTTCAACTATGAAAAGACGGAGTCCCCCATCATCTCCAATACGCTGTACCACATAAGACGGTCACCTGCAACTAGAGACATACTGGGGGAAAGCATAGAATTTGATGGTATCATTCCCTGGGTCTACGGTGAACTGAACTCTGTCAAGGGCAGAATTAACATCACCTTTTATATCAAGGGGGACAAAAACGTAACTGGAACTGTCAGGCTGGTTGCCGATAGGAATACTCGTGACGAAGAGTTCTTACTCCATGAATGGAGCGTTACTACCGCCGACAAGAAGATTGATTTACTGGCTGAAAACTCCAAGAGGCCAATTTAA